One genomic segment of Gossypium arboreum isolate Shixiya-1 chromosome 3, ASM2569848v2, whole genome shotgun sequence includes these proteins:
- the LOC108479569 gene encoding uncharacterized protein LOC108479569, whose translation MEGNGSRADAKLLLGIAKKLLQGRHFKASRDVAVLAQQTDPLLEGPDQILAVIDVVVADVKRINDQHDWYSILQIDCRSQDNDLIEKQYHRLTLLLDPEQNKFPFADDAFKLVSDAWSILSNSSKKSVYDKEFDSCTRIDLSTAGDRSYHAGESTVRGEAQNQERMQNLELRKENQRPRMSTFWTACPYCYMLFEYPRIYEGCCLRCQNCDRAFHGVLIQTLPPLIPEKEAYYCTWAFFPLLSSGQETEVEPPPGFPDKRRGSERNDGRESEVKAPPGFPEKRRGAQRNGGTMALPPPASAPTTTMKKATESIDNVAGISGGNVSDFAPRKRGKPRMNPL comes from the coding sequence ATGGAGGGAAACGGCAGCAGAGCCGATGCCAAACTCCTTCTAGGAATCGCTAAGAAACTTCTCCAAGGCCGTCATTTCAAAGCCTCAAGAGATGTCGCAGTCCTCGCCCAACAAACCGATCCCCTCTTGGAAGGGCCAGATCAGATCCTAGCCGTCATCGACGTCGTTGTCGCCGACGTAAAAAGAATTAACGACCAACACGACTGGTACTCCATCTTACAAATCGATTGCCGTTCCCAAGACAACGATCTTATCGAGAAACAGTATCATCGCCTAACTCTCCTTCTTGATCCCGAGCAAAATAAGTTCCCTTTCGCCGATGATGCGTTTAAGCTCGTATCCGACGCATGGTCTATTTTGTCTAACAGCTCGAAAAAATCGGTTTACGACAAAGAATTTGACTCCTGTACGAGAATTGATTTAAGCACCGCCGGCGATCGTTCGTATCATGCCGGGGAATCAACTGTAAGGGGAGAAGCGCAAAATCAGGAACGCATGCAGAATTTGGAATTGCGAAAGGAGAATCAAAGGCCAAGAATGTCAACATTTTGGACAGCGTGTCCCTACTGTTATATGTTGTTTGAGTATCCTAGGATTTACGAAGGTTGTTGTTTAAGGTGCCAGAATTGCGACAGAGCTTTTCATGGTGTTCTCATTCAGACTTTGCCGCCGTTGATTCCCGAGAAAGAAGCTTATTATTGTACCTGGGCGTTTTTTCCGTTATTGTCCAGTGGTCAGGAGACTGAAGTTGAACCTCCTCCGGGGTTTCCAGATAAGCGGCGAGGGAGTGAAAGAAATGATGGACGGGAGAGTGAAGTTAAAGCTCCTCCAGGGTTTCCAGAAAAGCGGCGAGGGGCTCAAAGAAATGGAGGTACTATGGCCTTGCCACCACCGGCTTCTGCTCCGACGACCACCATGAAGAAGGCTACCGAAAGCATCGATAATGTGGCAGGGATTTCGGGTGGGAATGTGTCCGATTTTGCCCCAAGGAAGAGAGGGAAGCCGAGGATGAATCCTCTCTGA